The genomic stretch ACTTGGCCCCGCTTCGCGGCTGCGGCATGATGTGAGCGTCTGGGGACAGGGGCGTGCGCATGGCGATTTCGATCAACTACCCGTCGGATTTCGTCCCGGCCGAGCCCGCGCCCTTCGACGTGGCGGACCCAACCCTGTTCCTGGGCGTAGATCCCCTCATTCTTCTGCTCCTGTTCGTGATCGGCCTGTTGCTGTTCGCCGCAGGGGGCTGGGGCGCACGCGAGTACAGCTATCGGCGCGAAGGCGGGGTCGGCCGCGACGGCGACGCGGTTCCCCAAATCTACAAGCGCCTGCTCCATGTGCTGGAGAACGCGATGAAGGCCAGCAGCAACGCCCTTCCCGCCCGCGCCCAGGAAGTGGAGGAAGAATTCCAGCGCCTGCTTGGTCCCCTGCTGGTCATCTGCGCCAGCGTCGGCGGACCGTTGAAGGATTTGAAGAAGGCCCTGATCGGCGACGCGCCGAAGGAAGAACCCAAGAAAGCCGACAAACCGGCCGAACCCAAGCCTGAGGCCGCTTGCGGCTGCGGTGGGCATGGTGGACAGGATCGGGGCTGTAGTTGCGGCGTCGGCGCCGCGCGTGACCGGGGCTGCGGCGGCGGCCATTCCGTCATGCCTGCCGTGATCGTCAGCCAGACGGTGGTGGCGAACGGCTTCGTCTGCCTCTGCGGCCGCCCCTCCAAGGGTGAAGCCTGCACCTGCCCAAAGGAACCGGCCAAGCCTCACGCCAAACCGGCCGAGGCGCATGCGGAGACCAAGCCCGACAAGCCTGAGAAACCCAAGAAAATGCCCGAGGACCAGCGTGCACGCGCTTTGCGCGAAGCCCTCCAGGCCCTCTACGACCACTGGTCGGTCGAAGTTGATCGGATCAGAGAGCTTGAAAACGCCCGCCGCGCCCTGTGCACCGCCCCGCCGAAGCCCAAGAGTGAGACGGAGACCGGCCATTCCCCCGTCTGGTCCAGAGGCTGACCACCGGTCTGTTCCCCCCGCCGCGAATTCGGTCTAGGCCTTGGGCATGAAACTCGCCTCGCTCAAGCATGGCCGCGACGGCCGCCTCGTGGTCGTGTCGCAGGACCTGCACTGGTTCACCGACGCCTTCCTGATCGCCCCCACCCTCCAGGCCGCGCTGGACGACTGGGACCGCTGCGGTCCCCGGCTTCTGGCCCTGGCCGAGAGCCTCGAGCATGAGGCCGTGCCGCGCGGCCGCTTCCACGAACGCGACGCCGCCCCCCCCCTGCCCCGCGCCTATCAGTGGGCCGACGGCTCGGCCTATGTGAACCACGTCGAACTGGTGCGCCGCGCGCGCGGCGCCGAGATGCCCGCCAGCTTCTGGACCGATCCCCTGATGTACCAGGGCGGTTCCGACAGCTTCCTGGCGCCCCGCGATCCCATCCCGCTGGCCGACCCCGCCTGGGGCTGCGACCTAGAGGCCGAGATCGTCGTCGTCGTCGGCGACGTGCCCCAGGGCGCGACGCGGGACGAGGCCCTGGCCGCCGTCCGCCTGGTCGGCCTGGTCAACGACGTCTCCCTGCGCAACCTGATCCCGGCCGAACTGGCCAAGGGGTTCGGCTTCGTCCAGTCCAAGCCCGCCAGCGCCCTCTCGCCCGTCCTGGTGACACCAGCTGCGCTGGGCGACCGCTGGAAGGACGGCAAGCTGCACGGCGAACTGACGGTCCAGCTGAACGGCGCCGACTTCGGCAAGGCCGACGCCGGCGTGGACATGACCTTCGACTTCGGAACCCTGATCGCCCATCTGGCCAAGACCCGGTCCCTGTCGGCCGGGACGATCATCGGGTCGGGCACGGTCTCGAACCGCGACGCCGACGGCGGCCCCGGCAAGCCGGTCTCCGAAGGCGGCCTGGGCTATTCCTGTATCGCCGAGGTCCGCACGGTCGAGACGATCCTGCGCGGCGCGCCCGAAACCCCCTTCCTCGTCCATGGCGACACGGTCCGGATCGAGATGCTGGACGACCACCATCACTCGATCTTCGGCGCCATAGAACAGACGGTCGCCCCGCTTCCAAGCCGCCCGTAACAGCGCTAGGCTGACGGCGATCAGTCTCCGGGGGGAGGCGCCGGAGGATCGACATGCCACCCGAGAAGCTCATACCGCTGCTGGTCTTCCCAGCCGTGCTGATCCTGGTGCTGCTGAAGAACCGGCGCAAGCGGGTGCTGAAACCGCAGTTCCTGTGGATCATGCCCGCCATCGTCGTACCCCTGATCGGGCTTGGGATCTGGGGTTCCAGCTACAGCCCGCGCGCCGTCCACGCTCCCTTCGGCCCCGACGCCTGGGCCGTCCTGGCCCTGGGCGCCCTTCTGGGCGGCGCCGCCGGCTGGTATCGCGGCAAGACCGTCACCATCGAAAAGGAGCCGGACGGCTCCCTGATGGCCCAAGCCTCTCCGCTGGGCCTGATCCTGCTGATCGTACTGTTCGCGGGCCGGGCCGGCCTGCGCGACCTGATTGAGACCCACGCCGCCGAATGGCATTTGAACGCCATGGCCGTCACCGACGCCTTCCTGGTCCTCGCCATGGGCATGATCGTCATGCAACGCGTCGAGATGTACATCCGCGCCAAGCGGGTTCTGGCCGGCGGCGTTGATCCACATGTTGAGGTCGTGACTTAAGGTTCACGCTTTAC from Brevundimonas sp. SL130 encodes the following:
- a CDS encoding CcdC protein domain-containing protein; the encoded protein is MPPEKLIPLLVFPAVLILVLLKNRRKRVLKPQFLWIMPAIVVPLIGLGIWGSSYSPRAVHAPFGPDAWAVLALGALLGGAAGWYRGKTVTIEKEPDGSLMAQASPLGLILLIVLFAGRAGLRDLIETHAAEWHLNAMAVTDAFLVLAMGMIVMQRVEMYIRAKRVLAGGVDPHVEVVT
- a CDS encoding fumarylacetoacetate hydrolase family protein produces the protein MKLASLKHGRDGRLVVVSQDLHWFTDAFLIAPTLQAALDDWDRCGPRLLALAESLEHEAVPRGRFHERDAAPPLPRAYQWADGSAYVNHVELVRRARGAEMPASFWTDPLMYQGGSDSFLAPRDPIPLADPAWGCDLEAEIVVVVGDVPQGATRDEALAAVRLVGLVNDVSLRNLIPAELAKGFGFVQSKPASALSPVLVTPAALGDRWKDGKLHGELTVQLNGADFGKADAGVDMTFDFGTLIAHLAKTRSLSAGTIIGSGTVSNRDADGGPGKPVSEGGLGYSCIAEVRTVETILRGAPETPFLVHGDTVRIEMLDDHHHSIFGAIEQTVAPLPSRP